A single window of Vibrio sp. SCSIO 43137 DNA harbors:
- the oxyR gene encoding DNA-binding transcriptional regulator OxyR: MNIRDFEYLVSLAEHKHFRKAAEACFVSQPTLSGQIRKLEDELGTALLERSSRRVLFTEAGLQLVEQAKVILSEVKTFTDMASLQGKEMSGPLHIGFIPTVGPYLLPKIVSKLKEDFPNLDLFLYEAQTHQLVKQLEEGRLDCLVLAQVKETEPFIELDLYDEPLYVAVPCGHEWADSDEIEMEQLNGQTILALGDGHCLRDQALGFCFAAGAKDDERFKATSLETLRNMVAAKGGITLLPELSVPDKKILDGVRYIKAKKPVPSRNIILAYRPGSPLKRRFEKLSEAISGYLQQ; encoded by the coding sequence ATGAATATTCGCGATTTTGAATATCTGGTCTCTCTTGCGGAACATAAACATTTCCGGAAAGCGGCTGAAGCCTGCTTTGTCAGCCAGCCAACTCTAAGTGGTCAGATCCGAAAACTGGAAGACGAGCTGGGAACGGCACTGCTGGAACGAAGCAGCCGTCGGGTACTGTTTACAGAAGCCGGACTGCAGTTAGTCGAACAAGCAAAAGTGATTCTTTCTGAAGTAAAGACTTTTACTGATATGGCCAGCCTGCAGGGAAAAGAGATGAGCGGGCCTCTGCATATCGGCTTTATTCCTACCGTCGGGCCTTATTTGTTACCTAAGATTGTTTCTAAACTAAAAGAGGATTTTCCAAATCTGGATCTCTTCCTCTATGAAGCACAAACTCATCAGTTGGTGAAGCAGTTAGAAGAGGGGCGACTGGATTGTCTTGTTCTGGCTCAGGTAAAGGAGACAGAACCTTTTATTGAGTTAGACCTCTATGATGAGCCCCTTTATGTTGCCGTACCCTGTGGCCATGAGTGGGCGGACAGTGATGAAATCGAGATGGAGCAACTGAACGGTCAGACCATCTTAGCGCTGGGGGATGGCCACTGCCTGAGAGATCAGGCTCTGGGTTTCTGTTTTGCTGCAGGGGCAAAAGATGATGAAAGGTTTAAAGCGACCAGTCTGGAAACCTTACGTAATATGGTTGCCGCCAAAGGAGGAATTACCCTTCTGCCTGAACTCTCTGTACCGGATAAAAAGATTTTAGACGGAGTGAGATATATTAAAGCGAAGAAACCTGTTCCCTCGCGAAATATCATTCTGGCTTACCGTCCCGGCTCACCGCTGAAGAGACGTTTTGAGAAGCTATCTGAAGCAATATCTGGTTATCTTCAGCAATAA
- a CDS encoding glutathione peroxidase codes for MFTSKEGQAVPQVTFPTRQGDAWVNVTTDELFKDKTVIVFSLPGAFTPTCSSSHLPRYNELHSVFQQHGVDDIVCVSVNDTFVMNAWKEDQEAENITFIPDGNGEFTDGMGLLVDKKELGFGKRSWRYSMLVKNGVVEKMFIEPNEPGDPFKVSDADTMLKHIAPDYKSQESVTLFTKPGCPFCAKAKQNLTQHGLQYEEVVLGKDATTVSLRAITGRTTVPQVFIGGKHIGGSEELEAFLG; via the coding sequence ATGTTTACATCAAAAGAAGGTCAGGCAGTTCCACAAGTTACTTTTCCGACTCGTCAGGGAGATGCATGGGTAAATGTCACCACAGACGAACTGTTTAAAGATAAAACCGTGATTGTGTTCAGCCTGCCGGGTGCGTTCACTCCGACATGTTCTTCAAGCCACCTTCCACGCTATAACGAGCTGCATTCAGTATTTCAGCAGCACGGCGTTGACGACATTGTTTGTGTATCCGTCAATGACACCTTTGTTATGAATGCATGGAAAGAAGATCAGGAAGCCGAAAACATCACCTTCATCCCTGACGGGAACGGCGAGTTTACTGACGGTATGGGCCTTCTGGTTGATAAAAAAGAGCTAGGTTTTGGTAAGCGTTCATGGCGCTACAGCATGCTGGTTAAAAATGGCGTAGTAGAAAAAATGTTTATTGAGCCAAACGAGCCGGGCGACCCGTTCAAAGTTTCTGATGCAGACACCATGCTGAAGCACATTGCACCAGACTACAAATCTCAGGAGTCGGTCACTCTGTTTACCAAGCCGGGCTGCCCTTTCTGTGCCAAGGCGAAACAAAATCTGACTCAACACGGTCTTCAGTATGAAGAGGTTGTTCTTGGTAAAGATGCTACTACCGTCAGCCTGCGTGCAATTACAGGCAGAACAACAGTACCGCAAGTCTTTATCGGCGGAAAACATATCGGCGGAAGTGAAGAGCTGGAAGCTTTTCTAGGCTAA
- a CDS encoding IS4 family transposase — MIKSNSDWAEEQFGHAKLGDPRRTARLVKMASDLAQHPGKSVVKSSHSPASMEGAYRFIRNDNVSSDDIAEAGFKATADQVHRYPLLLALEDTTTLSYKHRSIRADLGHVNQGNRYRGLFAHSILLFAPETLDVIGLVEQQRWTRDIKTRGIRRKGLKRPYEEKEGYKWERASRNMAARLGTSMVNVISVCDREADIYDYLIYKMANQQRFVVRSMMSRHIEEGSDKLYHFASELQSVKQRQIQIAQRGGRKAREVTLDVKYAAVTLKTPSNKKGAPISLNYVGCSEIGDGEKRLNWHILTNEPVNSAEDALKIIGYYEKRWLIEEYHKVWKTEGTGVEELRLQSKDNLDRLATIYAFLAVRIFQLKFANEQIEDVSCEKILSSRAWKLLWLKRVKTPLPKEVPTAKWAYEHLARLGGWKDSKRNGRASVKTLWEGWLKLQAILEGYELALSLEQDL; from the coding sequence ATGATTAAAAGCAATAGTGATTGGGCTGAAGAGCAATTTGGTCATGCTAAACTTGGAGACCCAAGAAGAACGGCTAGACTTGTAAAAATGGCATCAGACTTAGCTCAGCATCCAGGTAAATCGGTAGTGAAATCATCTCATTCTCCAGCAAGTATGGAGGGCGCTTACCGATTTATTCGGAACGACAATGTCTCATCAGACGATATTGCCGAAGCAGGCTTTAAAGCAACTGCAGATCAAGTTCATCGTTACCCTCTCCTTCTCGCGTTAGAAGATACAACTACCTTAAGCTACAAACATCGCTCTATTAGAGCGGACTTAGGACATGTAAACCAAGGTAATCGTTATAGGGGGTTGTTTGCCCATAGTATTTTGCTGTTTGCTCCTGAAACTCTCGACGTTATTGGGTTAGTTGAACAACAACGATGGACGAGAGATATCAAGACTCGAGGTATCCGTCGTAAGGGGTTGAAACGACCTTATGAAGAAAAAGAAGGTTATAAATGGGAAAGAGCATCACGCAATATGGCAGCCCGTTTAGGTACCTCGATGGTTAACGTAATATCAGTTTGCGATCGCGAGGCCGATATCTACGATTACCTCATTTATAAAATGGCGAATCAGCAACGTTTTGTTGTGCGGTCGATGATGAGCCGTCATATAGAAGAAGGCTCAGACAAGCTTTATCACTTTGCATCAGAACTTCAAAGTGTGAAGCAACGTCAAATCCAAATAGCTCAAAGGGGTGGCCGGAAAGCTCGTGAAGTCACTCTGGATGTAAAATATGCAGCAGTGACTTTAAAAACACCCTCAAACAAAAAAGGAGCTCCTATTTCTCTCAACTATGTTGGCTGCTCCGAAATCGGTGATGGAGAAAAGAGGCTCAATTGGCATATTTTAACTAATGAGCCAGTTAATAGTGCAGAAGATGCATTAAAAATTATTGGTTACTACGAAAAACGCTGGTTGATTGAGGAGTATCACAAGGTCTGGAAAACTGAAGGGACAGGAGTTGAAGAGCTTCGGTTACAAAGTAAAGATAACTTAGATAGGTTAGCAACAATTTATGCGTTTTTAGCAGTAAGAATTTTCCAATTGAAATTTGCCAATGAGCAAATCGAAGACGTTAGTTGTGAGAAAATCTTGTCCTCAAGAGCATGGAAGTTGCTTTGGCTGAAAAGAGTAAAGACACCACTTCCAAAGGAGGTTCCAACAGCAAAATGGGCTTATGAACACCTCGCAAGACTTGGCGGTTGGAAAGACAGCAAAAGAAATGGAAGAGCGTCAGTTAAGACGCTCTGGGAAGGATGGCTCAAACTACAAGCCATCCTTGAAGGCTACGAACTCGCTCTGTCTCTTGAGCAGGACTTGTGA
- a CDS encoding dihydrolipoyl dehydrogenase: protein MKELQVDIAVIGGGTAGLGAYRAAKAHSDKVVMIEGGPYGTTCARVGCMPSKLLIAAAESVHQIEKAPGFGIHPQGEIEINGREVMQRVKSERDRFVGFVLEGVDEIPAEDKISGYATFIDNQTLLVDDHTRIEAKRVVIATGSRPAYPAVWNELGDKLIINDDVFDWDDLPESVAVFGPGVIGLELGQALHRLGVKVKLFGLGGQVGPLTDPEIMAYANKTFSDEFYLDADVKIESMKRKEDKVEILFINKQGELETFMTDYVLAATGRRPNVDKLNIENTDVKLDERGVPVADHFTLQTSVDSIFIAGDASNQIPLLHEAADQGRIAGDNAGRYPDIRAGLRRSSISAVFSDPQIAMVGETYKQITDRLGNCGCFETGEVSFEGQGRSRVMLRNKGLLHVYGEQGTGRFLGAEMIGPNAEHLAHLLAWAHQNQMTISDMLDMPFYHPVIEEGVRTALRDLNAKLHLGPEMIKHCLDCGPGC from the coding sequence ATGAAAGAATTACAAGTAGATATAGCCGTTATCGGAGGCGGAACTGCCGGACTGGGAGCATACCGCGCAGCAAAAGCACACAGTGACAAAGTAGTTATGATTGAAGGCGGCCCTTACGGCACCACTTGTGCACGGGTAGGTTGTATGCCATCTAAACTGCTGATTGCCGCTGCTGAAAGCGTACATCAGATTGAGAAGGCACCCGGCTTCGGCATTCATCCTCAGGGCGAAATCGAAATCAACGGCCGTGAAGTAATGCAGCGGGTGAAAAGCGAACGGGATCGTTTTGTAGGCTTCGTATTAGAGGGGGTTGACGAAATTCCAGCTGAAGACAAAATCTCCGGCTACGCTACTTTTATTGATAACCAGACTCTGCTTGTTGATGACCATACCCGTATTGAAGCTAAAAGAGTGGTTATCGCCACAGGTTCAAGGCCTGCTTACCCTGCAGTATGGAATGAGCTTGGCGATAAGCTGATTATTAACGATGACGTGTTTGACTGGGATGATCTTCCTGAATCGGTTGCCGTATTCGGCCCCGGCGTTATCGGGCTGGAGCTGGGTCAGGCTCTGCATCGTCTTGGCGTTAAGGTCAAACTATTTGGTCTTGGTGGTCAGGTAGGTCCTCTGACAGACCCGGAAATCATGGCATACGCCAATAAAACTTTTAGTGACGAGTTCTATCTGGACGCCGATGTAAAAATCGAAAGCATGAAGCGTAAAGAGGACAAAGTAGAAATCTTGTTTATCAATAAACAGGGCGAACTTGAAACCTTTATGACTGATTATGTGCTTGCAGCGACCGGACGACGCCCTAACGTTGACAAGCTGAACATTGAAAACACCGATGTAAAACTGGATGAAAGAGGTGTACCTGTCGCGGATCACTTCACTCTGCAGACTTCCGTTGACTCAATTTTTATTGCCGGAGATGCCAGCAACCAGATTCCGTTACTGCATGAAGCGGCGGATCAGGGCAGAATCGCCGGAGACAATGCAGGCCGTTATCCTGATATTCGTGCCGGACTGCGCCGCTCATCAATATCTGCCGTTTTCTCTGACCCTCAGATTGCTATGGTGGGAGAAACTTACAAACAGATCACTGATCGATTAGGTAATTGTGGCTGCTTTGAAACGGGTGAAGTCTCGTTCGAAGGGCAAGGGCGCTCACGGGTTATGCTACGCAATAAAGGCCTGCTTCATGTATACGGTGAACAAGGAACGGGGCGTTTCCTTGGTGCAGAGATGATAGGCCCGAATGCAGAACATCTTGCTCACCTGCTGGCATGGGCACATCAAAACCAGATGACCATTTCAGATATGCTGGATATGCCTTTCTATCATCCGGTGATTGAAGAAGGTGTACGTACCGCACTAAGGGATCTGAATGCCAAACTGCATCTGGGACCAGAAATGATTAAGCATTGTCTGGACTGCGGTCCGGGCTGTTAA